A genomic window from Triticum urartu cultivar G1812 chromosome 7, Tu2.1, whole genome shotgun sequence includes:
- the LOC125521880 gene encoding two-component response regulator ORR22-like, with protein MLLDAMMMEARKGLMERDQFPAGMRVLAVDDDPVCLKVLEVLLRRCQYHVTTTNQAATALRLLRENKDMFDLVISDVHMPDMDGFKLLELVGLEMDLPVIMLSVNGETKTVLKGITHGACDYLLKPVRIEELRNVWQHVVRRKFCNREPNNLDFCKEISWDSYHRLGQATCDRSSDQSNRASKKRKEPHCEEEDEGEDNDDASAASKKPRVVWSVELHRKFVAAVNQLGIDKAVPKRILELMNVEKLTRENVASHLQKYRLYLRRLSAVASQQASIAAAFGGRDPFLHMGAFEGLHSYHQPFGPSAAPPSFNPHGLLSGAGATTFGLQDLASPKGIHCAGNNGEVSLQGNKHADLTQGLTASSFGQPRLQQEWIHQETNDLCSVFSGGALANTMRGTFQRITSSSLPPEDLLECTPHIKVGAHPSVGIQNASSGLLERSQQGALPVGDGFSVDKLPLHISFDGAIATKLDASFVTEEQGMDQKGIFSERMTVGVCPSESLIAASSGRCGASSSGSTRLLPPHDTDRHSKYLQFGVASNSRHRMDGGMRQDQRLNNGDFSYDGGAIVPEQTDVYDLGISKLQGQGALNSSSCNFDGLLNSIVKVENRHVMTILPL; from the exons ATGCTTTTGGACGCCATGATGATGGAGGCCAGGAAGGGGTTAATGGAGAGGGACCAGTTCCCCGCCGGCATGCGGGTCCTCGCCGTCGACGATGACCCCGTGTGCCTCAAGGTTCTGGAGGTCCTCCTACGCCGCTGCCAGTATCATG TGACAACCACCAACCAGGCTGCTACTGCACTGAGGCTGTTAAGGGAGAACAAGGACATGTTTGATCTGGTCATCAGTGACGTCCACATGCCCGACATGGACGGCTTCAAGCTCCTCGAGCTCGTGGGGCTCGAAATGGATCTCCCTGTCATCA TGTTATCGGTGAACGGAGAGACAAAAACTGTACTGAAGGGGATAACTCATGGTGCCTGTGACTATCTCCTAAAACCCGTTCGCATCGAAGAGCTCCGGAACGTGTGGCAGCACGTTGTGAGGAGAAAATTCTGCAACCGTGAGCCGAACAATCTTGATTTCTGCAAAGAGATCAGTTGGGACTCGTACCACCGGCTCGGCCAGGCGACCTGTGACAGGTCGTCTGACCAAAGCAACAGGGccagcaagaagaggaaggagccGCACtgcgaggaggaagatgaaggcGAGGACAACGACGATGCCTCGGCGGCGTCGAAAAAGCCGAGGGTGGTGTGGTCAGTGGAGCTGCACCGGAAGTTCGTAGCTGCCGTCAACCAGCTCGGGATCGACA AGGCTGTACCTAAAAGAATACTCGAGCTTATGAACGTGGAGAAGCTCACCAGGGAAAATGTTGCGAGTCATCTGCAG AAGTACAGGCTATACCTCAGACGGCTAAGTGCTGTGGCATCACAACAAGCCAGCATTGCTGCTGCTTTTGGAGGCAGAGACCCCTTCTTGCACATGGGAGCATTTGAAGGACTTCATAGTTATCATCAACCCTTTGGCCCTTCTGCTGCTCCTCCATCTTTCAATCCGCATGGACTGCTGAGTGGTGCTGGTGCAACAACATTTGGGCTTCAGGACCTTGCTTCTCCCAAGGGAATTCACTGTGCTGGCAACAATGGCGAAGTAAGCTTACAAGGCAATAAACACGCAGACTTGACGCAAGGCTTGACCGCATCATCATTTGGGCAGCCCCGGCTCCAGCAGGAGTGGATTCATCAAGAAACCAATGATCTGTGCTCTGTCTTTTCTGGGGGTGCTCTGGCCAACACTATGCGTGGCACATTCCAGAGAATTACAAGCAGTTCACTGCCACCAGAAGATCTTTTGGAGTGCACTCCACATATCAAAGTTGGAGCCCATCCATCAGTAGGAATACAAAATGCAAGTTCAGGATTGCTTGAAAGGTCTCAGCAGGGTGCTCTTCCAGTTGGTGATGGATTTTCTGTCGACAAGTTACCGTTGCACATCTCGTTCGATGGTGCTATCGCGACAAAGCTGGATGCTAGCTTTGTCACTGAAGAACAAGGGATGGACCAAAAGGGGATATTTTCAGAAAGAATGACTGTTGGTGTTTGCCCTTCTGAGAGCCTCATAGCAGCCAGCAGCGGCAGATGTGGAGCTAGTTCTTCTGGTAGTACAAGGCTGCTCCCTCCTCATGATACCGACAGACATTCGAAATACCTCCAGTTTGGAGTTGCAAGCAACTCTAGACATAGAATGGATGGTGGAATGAGACAAGACCAAAGACTGAACAATGGTGATTTTAGCTACGATGGTGGTGCCATTGTGCCTGAACAGACTGATGTGTATGATTTGGGAATTTCAAAGCTGCAGGGTCAGGGTGCGTTAAATTCTAGCAGCTGCAACTTTGATGGCCTTCTCAATTCCATAGTAAAAGTG GAGAACCGACATGTCATGACGATACTCCCCCTCTAG